The sequence GGCCACTATTTCCTTCACCGGCTCCACCTCCTAGAGCCCGGCGGCGCCGGTGCGCACGGTGTAGGCCTCTTCTACCGGGGAGATAAAGATCTTACCGTCCCCAAAGCTTCCGGTGTAGGCCGTCCTGGAGATAATGCCCACCACCTCTTCGCACCGGTGATCCTCCACTACCAGCAGGAGCATCACCTTGGGCAGCTCGTCATAGTAGATGCCCCCGACGTGGAGCCCTTTCTGCTTGCCGCGCCCCACCACCTCCATCTTGGTTAGGGCCACGTATCCGCTCTCCGCCAGGGCGTCTACCACTTCCTCGCTCTTCTCGGGCCGGATGATGGCCCGGATCATTTTCATATGCCCCACCTCCTCCAGGCCGAAGTCTCGGTCGAAGCCGCCGGCGGCCGCACTTCCGTCAATTCAGCAGGCCGTACTTGGCCGCCAGTCCTTCCAGCTCGTCCATGGTAATGGGCCGGGGGATGACCAGGCGATCGTTCTCGATGAGCTTGCGGGCCAGCTCCTTGTACTCCAGGGCTTGCGGGCAGTCCGGGTCAAACTGGGTAACCGTCTGGCGGTTGAATTCCGCCTTCTGCACGATGTTGTCCCGGGGAACGAAATGGAGCATGTGAGTACCCAATCGGGCGCAGAACTCCTCCATCAGCTCCCTCTCCCCGTCCACGTTGCGGCTGTTGCAGATGATCCCGCCCAGCCGGACCCCGCTCTGCTCGGCGTACTTCACCATACCCCGGCAGATGTTGTTGGCCGCGTAAAGGGCCATCATCTCTCCCGAGGCCACGATGTATATCTCCTCGGCCTTGCCCTCGCGCACCGGCATGGCGAACCCCCCGCAAACCACGTCCCCCAGCACGTCGAAGAAGATGAAGTCCAGCTCCGGCGTGTAGGCCCCCAGTTCCTCCATGAGGCTCATGGCCGTGATCACCCCCCGGCCGGCGCAGCCTACCCCGGGTTCGGGGCCGCCGGATTCCACACACCTGATGCCGCCGAATCCTACCTTTACCACCCGCTCTAACGTCACCGCCTCTTCTCCCTGTTCCCGCAAGGTGTCCATTACCGTTTCCTGAGGCTTGCCGCCGAGGATGAGCCGGGTGCAGTCCGCCTTGGGATCGCAGCCGTGGATCAATACCTTCTTTCCGTAAAAGTGGGCCAGAGCCGCGGCCGTGTTCTGCTGGGTGGTGGACTTGCCGATGCCCCCCTTGCCGTAAAAGGCAATCTTTCTGGTCATGCCCTTCCCTCCCGCTTGCGGTGTCCGCAAAGTTTGAACGACAGTGCTTGCCCGCACGGCCCAAACTAAGGGCCGGGCCTCCGGACTTACTCCGGAGGCCCCCTTGCCTCGACCGCCGGCCTCACGCCGGCCGGCATCTCCCTTTTCCGTCTGCCCTGAAAATAGGCCGAGTAGTGCTATTCTCATCCTCTGGTGGGGCCACCTGGGTGGCATGGGCGTCTCAGGGGAAACCCGCAATCCAGAACTGGAGATAACTCAAGGTGCGGTTGCCTGAACCGGAGAAGGTCACCCCGATCCCCCCGGTCAGAGGGCGGCGGCTCCCTCTTCGCCGGTGCGGATGCGGATGGCATTGGCAATGGGATAGACGAAAATCTTACCGTCCCCGATTTCGCCCGTGCGCGCCACCTCGGCGATGGCCGCAGTTACCGGCTCCAAGTCGCTTTCCTCCACCACCAGCTCCACCTTGATCTTGGGCAGGAAGGGGATCACGTAGGTGCGGCCGCGGAACTGCTCCTGCCAGCCCCCCTGCCTACCTCTTCCCCGCACCTCGGTCACGGTCATGGAAGAATATCCCCGCCGCCCCAATTCCTCCACCAGGGCCTCCACTTTTTCCTCCCGCAGGATAACCTCTACCTTGTAGAGCCGGGCCTCTGCCATGCCGATCAACCTCCCAGGAAGGTGGTACGCCGCAGGGCAAACTCCGGATAGGCCGGGGTGCCGTGCTCGGAGAGGTCCAGGCCCTGCAGCTCTTCCTCCGGCGACACCCGGATGCCCATGGCCAGATCCAGGAGCTTAAACAGCAGCAGGCCCAGGCCGAAGCTCCAGGCGGCGGCTACCCCGGCGCCGGCCAACTGGGCCAAGA comes from Clostridia bacterium and encodes:
- a CDS encoding P-II family nitrogen regulator; its protein translation is MKMIRAIIRPEKSEEVVDALAESGYVALTKMEVVGRGKQKGLHVGGIYYDELPKVMLLLVVEDHRCEEVVGIISRTAYTGSFGDGKIFISPVEEAYTVRTGAAGL
- the nifH gene encoding nitrogenase iron protein, with product MTRKIAFYGKGGIGKSTTQQNTAAALAHFYGKKVLIHGCDPKADCTRLILGGKPQETVMDTLREQGEEAVTLERVVKVGFGGIRCVESGGPEPGVGCAGRGVITAMSLMEELGAYTPELDFIFFDVLGDVVCGGFAMPVREGKAEEIYIVASGEMMALYAANNICRGMVKYAEQSGVRLGGIICNSRNVDGERELMEEFCARLGTHMLHFVPRDNIVQKAEFNRQTVTQFDPDCPQALEYKELARKLIENDRLVIPRPITMDELEGLAAKYGLLN
- a CDS encoding P-II family nitrogen regulator, with translation MAEARLYKVEVILREEKVEALVEELGRRGYSSMTVTEVRGRGRQGGWQEQFRGRTYVIPFLPKIKVELVVEESDLEPVTAAIAEVARTGEIGDGKIFVYPIANAIRIRTGEEGAAAL